A single window of candidate division KSB1 bacterium DNA harbors:
- a CDS encoding site-specific integrase, whose protein sequence is MVLRNMGKKTIQAYLYHMAELTRYHKKPPGVLDEADARRYLFHLRNERKLSWSSINAATSAFKIFYKKVLQREWDVGKIPRPMGERRLPVDLSRREIKRLLDSVENAVHRVILMTIYSGGLRVSEGAHLRVCDIDSDRMRIFVKQGKGKKDRYTLLSKIALEELRTYWRATRPDYWLFPGRHKKPLSIDGIQKAFKSAKKKPALRRMPQSIVSVTVLPPTFLKMA, encoded by the coding sequence ATGGTACTGCGGAACATGGGGAAGAAGACAATTCAGGCTTACCTTTACCATATGGCCGAATTGACTCGCTACCACAAAAAGCCGCCTGGTGTTCTGGATGAGGCTGATGCGCGTCGGTATCTTTTTCATCTTCGCAATGAGCGGAAGTTGAGTTGGTCTAGCATCAATGCTGCAACATCTGCCTTTAAGATTTTTTACAAGAAGGTGCTTCAACGTGAATGGGATGTCGGCAAGATACCACGTCCAATGGGTGAACGCCGATTGCCGGTAGACCTATCTCGCAGAGAAATCAAACGGCTTTTGGATTCGGTAGAGAATGCCGTGCACCGGGTAATCTTAATGACTATTTACTCGGGTGGGTTACGTGTGAGTGAGGGTGCTCATTTGCGCGTCTGCGACATCGACAGTGACCGCATGCGGATTTTTGTCAAGCAAGGTAAGGGCAAGAAAGACCGCTACACCCTGCTCTCGAAGATTGCCTTGGAGGAATTACGTACCTACTGGCGTGCAACTCGACCGGATTATTGGCTTTTTCCTGGCAGACATAAGAAACCTCTTTCCATCGATGGGATTCAGAAAGCCTTTAAGAGCGCCAAAAAAAAGCCGGCATTAAGAAGAATGCCACAGTCCATAGTCTCCGTCACAGTTTTG